The following DNA comes from Moritella sp. 24.
GCTCCCTACTTGTTATTGGTAATTCATTAAGGCTGTTGAAGTAATGGAAATTATATTTATGTTGATCCCAATTGCGATTATTTTTGTCGCAATTGCTGTAGGTGTCTTTTTTTGGGCCGTTAAATCAGATCAATTTGAAGATTTAGAACGCGAAGGGAGTAATATCTTGTTTGATGACAATGATAATAACGACTCACCTGTAGAAAAACATGATAACTAGTCTTATCGCGGCATTCATGATCGGTGTGTTAGGCGCTGGTCACTGTATTGCAATGTGCGGTGGTATTTCGGGTGCGATTGCACATGCAAGTAGTAAGTCATCTTCTCAGTCAATGCCCCTAACGCCTCTTTTCTATAATTTAGGTCGTATCAGCAGCTATACTTTAATTGGTACTCTTGTTGGTTACACGGCGCAAATTGGATTGAATTTTGGTGCAGGTTACGACTTACTCGTCATTTTACGTTTTATTTCGGGCATAACACTTATCCTTATTGGTTTGTATATTGCTCAACTTAATTCGACGATCTTGCAACTTGAAAAGGTAGGACGTTTATTATGGCGTTATAT
Coding sequences within:
- the ccoS gene encoding cbb3-type cytochrome oxidase assembly protein CcoS; translation: MEIIFMLIPIAIIFVAIAVGVFFWAVKSDQFEDLEREGSNILFDDNDNNDSPVEKHDN
- a CDS encoding sulfite exporter TauE/SafE family protein; this translates as MITSLIAAFMIGVLGAGHCIAMCGGISGAIAHASSKSSSQSMPLTPLFYNLGRISSYTLIGTLVGYTAQIGLNFGAGYDLLVILRFISGITLILIGLYIAQLNSTILQLEKVGRLLWRYIQPVARQFLPLKTPYHAFPLGFLWGWLPCGLVYSALTLALSTGSALESGLTMFAFGLGTFPIMFLVGSLSNQFNRLIQNSKFKKCSGLLLVVFGSHVIYIAIVQLSANSL